A DNA window from Drosophila virilis strain 15010-1051.87 chromosome 4, Dvir_AGI_RSII-ME, whole genome shotgun sequence contains the following coding sequences:
- the LOC6628965 gene encoding small ribosomal subunit protein eS10, which produces MFMQKVDRNAIYTVLFRSGVMFAERAPQKMHPEEELKHLTNLQVIKTLQSLKSRGYVSEQTAWRHFYWCLNNEGIEYLRGYLHMPTEVVPTTLQRRNEPVRMSRTSEDPRSRGPREGKERDDRTMYRRTERPNETDKTGNVGAGTANVEFRGGFGRGRK; this is translated from the coding sequence ATGTTTATGCAGAAAGTTGATCGCAATGCAATTTACACCGTGCTCTTCCGTTCGGGAGTTATGTTTGCAGAGCGCGCACCCCAGAAGATGCATCCGGAGGAGGAGTTGAAGCATTTGACCAATTTGCAGGTTATCAAGACTCTGCAATCGCTCAAGTCGCGCGGCTACGTCTCGGAACAGACGGCCTGGCGACACTTCTACTGGTGCCTGAACAACGAAGGCATCGAGTACCTCAGGGGCTACCTCCACATGCCCACCGAGGTGGTGCCCACCACTCTGCAGCGCCGCAACGAGCCCGTCCGAATGTCGCGCACCTCCGAAGATCCTCGCTCCCGTGGACCACGTGAGGGCAAGGAGCGCGACGATCGCACCATGTACCGTCGCACTGAGCGTCCCAATGAGACAGACAAAACGGGCAATGTGGGAGCTGGCACCGCGAATGTGGAGTTCCGCGGTGGCTTTGGACGTGGCAGGAAATGA